From Brassica rapa cultivar Chiifu-401-42 chromosome A06, CAAS_Brap_v3.01, whole genome shotgun sequence:
gaaaaatttgATGTCCATATGTGTATAAGGTTATATATTGTACAAATCACAACAAGTAATGGGCTGCTAAATTGAAAGTTGATAACTCTACAAGCTAGAAGTATAGATAGAATCTACGCTGGAGGAATCCAATTAACTGTAAACATCAAACCTGGCTTCCTCGCAAACGACCACATGTGTAACCATTTTTAGGTGATCATATTCATACATGTGTAaccatttttagaaaattttatgttttactaACGAGGCAATACTAACGAAGTAACATGATATAAACAAACTATTTACTCCATTTAGTttcaaaaaactatttattccattttatcaaaaaaaaaaagcatttttttcaaatagtttttttttttaagtttttgtcacaaaaataacttttaaaaaagaaagtgACCAAAATagtatttgttattttgaaaattttaatatttattttattttttaaaatttgaaatcccACCTCTAAAACTTCATCCCTTAATAAAAATTTACttttgtcattttttttattgatgactattttgtgaaaataagctaaaaaaatatatcagaaAATTTCTCAAAAGAAAAGAACTATTTATTCCAAGTTTCTAGAAAGAAAAACTAATAATTGTGTATATGTGGTAAGAATAGAATTTTTCGAATTGGTCAAACCGATTGGTCCTACAACGTATACTATAGTTTAACGGACAACTCGCATAGACCGCATAAACTGCTTACATTGCTGCGGACACCTCTGAATTTTCATTCCTATCTAAACTCACCCTTAAAATACTACCTCCACAATAAAAGTGTGCTAAGCGCATAAACGCCGTTTAGGCCTAACACGATTTCTTGGACACCGGCAAAAATGGAAACAAAAAGTATAAGAGAGTGAAAAGTTTATGGTTAACGTGTAAACCTGCTACAACATAATCAACATTGTGATGTTTTACGTGTGAATAAAGTCAGAATTTGGTCACTAGAATAAGCATTTTTCTTACATCcataacaaaagaagaaaggtgTGTTTATCTATCGTTACTTTCGTAATGACTTAAAAATGGTTATCACGCCTAATATTTCTAAACCAAACCCCCACCCACTCTTAAACAACATTATCAAATCATTAAAAAGGAGAATCATAAGAACACAACAGAAGAAATGATCCCATCATTACAAACAAGAAGATTCTAGCTATTACGTAAACCCACCAAAAATTAGATAAAATGGCAGATTTCGATATAGAGACCAGCAGCAACCATAACAGCAACCACTCAACCGCATCAACGACAAGCGTTCATGTTTCAGCTCTCGACGGGATAGTCAACGCAAATTCACTCTTCACGGTTGCAGTCTTTGTCGGAATCACATTCGACCAACCACGTGACCTCAACCTCGCGGATAGGACGGAGTGCAACGCGGGACGAGACGTGGAACGGGACCTCGTTGTGTTCGAAGTGATCTCATTTGcattcttcctcttctcctccCTCGTGGCTCAAGGGCTGAAGCTAACAATAAACTTGTTGAACAGCAAAGAAACAGACGAGGTTTTTAAAGCAAATATCAACAGTGATCTGCTTCGTCTCGGTGTGGTTGGTGCAGCCGGTGGGTCCATCTTGGGTTGTGTGTTCCTTCTATTGTCAATGGTTGAAGTTATTCAGCTCCGTCTCGGGCTGCTCTCTTGTGGTACCTCATTGGCGATTCAAACCATGTTGGCGCTTGTGGTCTTGGTCTCTTCTGCTCTTAGTGTTTATATTTTCACTGTGTTTTACTCTTTCAGGAAATGATTGATTAtctttttacatatattaagaacCTAATAGTTGTAATTTTGTAAAGTAACATATAGTTGTGAAATTAGTGATATAAGTATACACATGTATCTTAGTATCtacataaagaaagaaaaataatgttTAATAAAACCTAAACAAATAGGAGTATGTATGTTTCGGTTAAAAAGACTACCGAGAATGTGAATTGAATTAGTCCCTAGAGCCTGTACATAATTGAGAATTGAATTTGTCCTTAGAGAGCATACAAACTTTTCAGCTTTAGAGAATGAAGCAATGGGTGAAAATATTGATGACAAGAGCTTGAAGGTGCAGACAGAGaaaatcaacaaaaacaaagaacaGTCCACCTATATGGCAAAAGAGACCAGATTTAAAATACGTCATCTAATCATTACAACATGGCTCACGATTAAGTAAAATTTATCTTCATAGAGTACAACTGTACAAgctaaaacaaaattatatatggaAAGATCTCAAAGACTAAATAGGTAATCATGTAGAATATCTGACTATCTGAGTATTATAAAAATGCACATTGATTTTACATTAACATTCAAAAGCAGATTGGCCAGAAGATCAAAACCAAAACTATTTCTAAGAAACCTGTTCTTGCAAGAATATTCAGAATAACCAGCACGAATTAGATTACAGATCAACTCCAAAATCATTTTAACTGTAATCTCTTTCAGCGATAACaaacttaaaaaattaaaaacattcaTATGTACCCACAAACACATTAAGAGGATCACTTACGAATACCCGGGGCCGATCTACAAAATCCTATGAAATGTGTTCATCTATTCTCATGTACTTCCATACCAAGGGCTCCAAAACGGCAACGGTCAGTGACTCAGTGTCACTTCCCAGTCTCTCTACCAACTTCCATCTAATCAGTAGTCTTGAAATTGAGATGACATAATTGCCCTTGCCCCTTCGTTGCTCGATACGTTTGTTGAGTTGATGTAGGTCCAGTGATAAATTTCACGCGTCGTTACATCAGGTTGTCACGACAAGACTGGTATTAACATTTTTAATCCACGTTACAGGTATGATTTAGTAAGACAACAAGATTACATGTCATGATATGGATCGGAATCATGATTATTGTCTATATTTGGTAAATCCAAAGTGCTTCTgatttcttttgattttaaaatatattaccaAAAGAAGAAGCTAGTTATCAAATCATGCATAAATAGACGCAGCATCAAACCCACCCCGAGGCGAAGGAAACCCTGAAACTGCCCACACTTGTCTTGCCAAAGTACAGGAGAACAAAACATGGTTAATAGACTCACCGTCCTCTCCACATGATTGGCATACCGTGTCACATTTTATTCCTCGGGCACTAAGGCAATCAAAGACAGATAAAGCTCCAGAAAGAGCTTTCCATACGAAGACCTTAACCTTTGGAGGAGCCTTCAGATTCCATACCTGAGCCGTCAAGGGATGCAGAGACGGTTGAGCTTGCTGTAAGTGAAGGAGAGCCGAGTTGTTTCTCCAAAAAGCAAGGTCATATCCAGTTTTGACAGAATAGATTCCATTTGGAGTGTGCTTCCAAAAAGAGG
This genomic window contains:
- the LOC103827570 gene encoding uncharacterized protein LOC103827570, whose product is MADFDIETSSNHNSNHSTASTTSVHVSALDGIVNANSLFTVAVFVGITFDQPRDLNLADRTECNAGRDVERDLVVFEVISFAFFLFSSLVAQGLKLTINLLNSKETDEVFKANINSDLLRLGVVGAAGGSILGCVFLLLSMVEVIQLRLGLLSCGTSLAIQTMLALVVLVSSALSVYIFTVFYSFRK